In Vibrio bathopelagicus, the following are encoded in one genomic region:
- the tusA gene encoding sulfurtransferase TusA, with protein sequence MTFKPELATHTLEAEGLRCPEPVMMVRKTIRNMQDGDVLLVKADDPSTTRDIPSFCRFMDHQLVGQATEALPYQYLIRKGLEA encoded by the coding sequence ATGACATTCAAACCTGAACTGGCAACCCACACTTTAGAAGCTGAAGGCCTGCGTTGCCCAGAGCCAGTAATGATGGTCAGGAAGACAATTAGAAACATGCAGGATGGCGATGTGTTACTGGTAAAAGCTGACGACCCTTCGACAACTCGTGATATTCCGAGCTTTTGTCGTTTTATGGATCATCAGTTAGTCGGCCAAGCGACTGAAGCTTTGCCTTACCAATATTTGATAAGAAAAGGGTTGGAGGCATAA
- the acuI gene encoding acrylyl-CoA reductase (NADPH), protein MFKALVLNQEDKKTIASVSQIEESQLPEGNVKVDVSYSSLNYKDGLAITGKGRIVRNFPMVPGIDLSGVVSQSDDPRYKAGDEVVLTGWGVGEGHWGGMAEKASLNGDWLVPMPAGLDAKKVMAIGTAGFTAMLCVQAIVDAGIKPEDGEILVTGASGGVGSVSITLLNQLGYKVAAVTGRASENGELLKSLGATRIVERAELEEPAKPLEKQLWAGAIDTVGSKVLAKVLAQIDYNGAVAMCGLAGGFDLPTTVMPFILRNVRLQGVDSVMCPREKRIKAWEQLAELLPESFYAQATKEVSLDGAIQAAEDITNGQITGRVVIKL, encoded by the coding sequence ATGTTTAAAGCACTTGTACTAAACCAAGAAGACAAAAAAACTATCGCATCAGTTTCTCAAATTGAAGAGTCTCAATTACCAGAAGGTAACGTGAAGGTTGATGTGAGCTACTCTTCTTTAAACTACAAAGATGGTTTGGCGATAACAGGTAAAGGGCGCATTGTTCGCAACTTCCCTATGGTTCCTGGTATCGACCTTTCTGGTGTGGTTTCACAATCTGATGACCCTCGCTACAAAGCGGGCGACGAAGTTGTTCTGACTGGTTGGGGTGTTGGTGAGGGTCACTGGGGCGGCATGGCTGAGAAAGCAAGCCTAAACGGTGACTGGTTAGTGCCAATGCCTGCAGGCTTAGACGCTAAGAAAGTCATGGCGATTGGTACAGCTGGCTTCACCGCTATGCTTTGTGTGCAAGCTATCGTAGATGCAGGTATCAAACCAGAAGACGGTGAAATTCTAGTCACCGGTGCAAGTGGCGGCGTAGGCAGCGTGTCTATTACGCTACTAAACCAACTGGGCTATAAAGTGGCAGCGGTTACTGGCCGAGCTTCAGAAAATGGCGAACTTCTAAAATCACTAGGCGCGACACGCATTGTTGAACGTGCTGAACTCGAAGAACCAGCTAAACCACTAGAAAAACAACTATGGGCTGGTGCTATCGATACTGTAGGTAGCAAAGTACTTGCAAAAGTATTGGCGCAAATTGATTACAACGGTGCGGTTGCGATGTGTGGCCTAGCTGGCGGTTTTGACTTACCAACAACGGTAATGCCATTCATTTTGCGTAACGTTCGCCTACAAGGTGTGGACTCGGTAATGTGTCCTCGTGAGAAACGTATTAAAGCGTGGGAACAGCTGGCTGAACTATTACCAGAATCTTTCTACGCTCAAGCAACCAAAGAAGTGTCTTTAGATGGTGCAATTCAAGCCGCAGAAGACATCACTAACGGTCAAATCACTGGTCGCGTAGTTATTAAACTGTAA
- the fadA gene encoding acetyl-CoA C-acyltransferase FadA, with the protein MNNVVVVDCLRTPMGRSKGGAFRHTRAEDLSAHLMKGILERNPEVNPVEIEDIYWGCVQQTLEQGFNVARNAALLAGLPIEIGAVTVNRLCGSSMQALHDAARSIMVGDAEICLIGGVEHMGHVPMNHGVDFHPGMSKHVAKAAGMMGLTAEMLGKMHGISREDQDAFAARSHARAQAATVEGRFKNEILPTEAHAADGSLFTLDYDEVIRPETTVEGLSQLRPVFDPANGTVTAGTSSALSDGASAMLIMSEDKANALGLKIRARVKSMAIAGCDPSIMGYGPVPATQKALKRAGLNIEDMGVIELNEAFAAQSLPCAKDLGLLDVVDEKVNLNGGAIALGHPLGCSGSRISTTLINLMEAQDVKYGLATMCIGLGQGIATVFERP; encoded by the coding sequence TTTCCGTCACACTCGTGCTGAAGATCTATCGGCACATTTGATGAAAGGCATTTTAGAGCGCAATCCAGAAGTAAACCCTGTCGAAATTGAAGACATTTACTGGGGTTGTGTACAACAAACGCTAGAGCAAGGCTTCAACGTGGCTCGTAACGCCGCTTTGCTTGCTGGTCTACCGATTGAAATTGGTGCGGTAACGGTGAACCGACTGTGTGGTTCATCTATGCAAGCTTTGCATGATGCTGCTCGTTCAATCATGGTTGGAGATGCGGAAATCTGCCTAATCGGTGGTGTCGAACACATGGGTCATGTTCCTATGAACCACGGTGTCGATTTCCACCCAGGCATGTCTAAGCACGTAGCAAAAGCTGCAGGAATGATGGGCCTAACGGCTGAGATGCTTGGTAAAATGCACGGTATTAGCCGTGAAGATCAAGATGCCTTCGCTGCACGCTCACACGCTAGAGCACAAGCAGCAACGGTAGAAGGTCGTTTCAAAAACGAAATTCTACCAACAGAAGCTCACGCGGCAGACGGTTCACTGTTTACTCTGGATTACGATGAAGTCATTCGCCCAGAAACAACGGTTGAAGGTCTATCTCAGCTGCGTCCTGTATTCGACCCAGCAAACGGAACGGTAACGGCAGGTACTTCATCAGCATTGTCTGATGGTGCATCGGCAATGCTTATCATGAGTGAAGATAAAGCCAACGCGCTTGGCCTTAAGATCCGCGCTCGCGTAAAGTCTATGGCTATCGCAGGCTGCGACCCTTCAATCATGGGTTACGGTCCAGTACCGGCGACTCAAAAAGCGTTAAAACGTGCAGGTCTGAACATTGAAGATATGGGCGTTATTGAACTCAACGAAGCGTTCGCTGCTCAATCTCTTCCATGTGCTAAAGATCTAGGTCTATTGGATGTAGTTGACGAGAAAGTTAACCTTAACGGTGGTGCGATTGCACTCGGTCACCCATTGGGGTGTTCTGGCTCTCGTATCTCGACAACCCTAATCAACCTGATGGAAGCACAAGACGTGAAATACGGCTTAGCGACCATGTGTATTGGTTTAGGCCAAGGTATTGCAACGGTATTTGAACGCCCATAG
- a CDS encoding LysR family transcriptional regulator, which translates to MELEDIYRRDLNLLVALKVLIEEGSVSQAALRLNLSQSATSRVLGRLRELLNDPLFTRQGQHLIPTKKALEISQRIDQPLESFRQLLSPSDFDPYYCSERFLIATTDYAMQTILPYALPKIYEQAPNISLEFAPLQHEHLFKQLSTERVDMAICRPSGSIAPLHQEVLGPVGVSCLLSKNHPLAERPLSLEDYVSLPHAMIAISDGVKALLDNALANQQPRKMVLRAYHLEAALAIVDRMPLVITVPADLAYLVAERYDLVVKPLPFEFMPFDYSLIWHSRCDSSASQQWLRRVVKEECGELIQKRIADVGLG; encoded by the coding sequence GTGGAATTAGAAGACATCTATCGTAGAGACCTGAATTTACTGGTCGCCTTAAAGGTATTGATTGAAGAGGGCAGTGTTAGCCAAGCCGCACTTCGTCTTAACCTAAGCCAATCGGCTACTAGCAGAGTATTAGGTCGCCTAAGAGAACTACTCAACGATCCCCTGTTTACACGCCAAGGTCAGCACCTTATTCCCACCAAGAAAGCACTCGAGATCAGCCAGCGTATTGATCAACCTTTAGAATCATTCCGCCAACTTCTTAGCCCTAGCGATTTTGACCCTTACTACTGCAGTGAGCGCTTCCTGATAGCAACCACCGACTACGCGATGCAAACCATCTTGCCTTATGCGTTACCTAAGATTTATGAACAAGCACCTAATATCTCTTTAGAGTTTGCACCACTGCAGCATGAGCATTTGTTTAAGCAACTCAGCACCGAACGTGTCGATATGGCGATTTGTCGCCCGAGTGGCAGCATCGCACCACTTCATCAAGAAGTCTTGGGGCCAGTTGGCGTGTCGTGCTTGTTATCTAAAAATCATCCCTTGGCTGAGCGACCGCTTAGCCTTGAGGATTATGTTTCTCTACCCCATGCGATGATTGCGATCAGTGATGGTGTTAAGGCTTTACTCGATAACGCTTTAGCCAATCAACAACCACGAAAAATGGTGCTGCGTGCTTATCACCTTGAAGCTGCATTAGCGATTGTCGATAGAATGCCATTAGTGATTACTGTACCTGCTGATTTGGCTTATTTGGTGGCAGAGCGTTATGACTTAGTCGTCAAGCCGTTACCATTTGAGTTTATGCCGTTTGATTACTCACTGATCTGGCACTCGCGTTGCGACTCTTCTGCATCACAGCAATGGTTAAGAAGAGTGGTAAAAGAAGAGTGTGGTGAGCTGATTCAGAAGCGTATTGCGGATGTCGGCTTGGGTTAA
- a CDS encoding TMEM165/GDT1 family protein, giving the protein MSVLAISITTVALAEIGDKTQLLSLLLASRYRKPIPIIAAIFFATIANHALAAWLGVVVADYLSPEVLKWVLVVSFIAMAGWILIPDKLDDDEQISNRGPFVASFIAFFIAEIGDKTQIATSILGAQYSDALTWVILGTTIGMLLANVPVVIIGKLSADKMPLDLIRKITALLFVGLAIAAAFY; this is encoded by the coding sequence GTGAGCGTTTTAGCAATTTCAATTACAACTGTCGCCTTAGCCGAGATCGGTGATAAGACTCAGTTGCTATCCCTTTTATTAGCCAGTCGATATCGAAAACCGATACCTATCATCGCGGCTATTTTCTTTGCCACCATTGCCAATCATGCCCTTGCTGCATGGCTAGGTGTTGTGGTCGCCGATTATCTTTCACCTGAAGTATTAAAGTGGGTGTTGGTGGTCAGTTTCATTGCGATGGCAGGCTGGATTCTGATTCCTGATAAATTAGACGATGATGAGCAGATCTCGAACCGAGGGCCGTTTGTCGCCAGTTTCATCGCTTTCTTCATTGCTGAGATTGGTGATAAGACCCAGATTGCGACCTCCATTCTAGGGGCTCAATATTCGGATGCATTAACGTGGGTAATTCTCGGCACTACCATTGGTATGTTGCTGGCGAATGTGCCCGTGGTGATCATTGGTAAGCTGTCTGCTGATAAGATGCCTCTTGATCTGATTCGCAAGATCACGGCCTTGTTATTCGTGGGTTTGGCTATTGCAGCGGCGTTCTATTAA